In one window of Methanosarcina vacuolata Z-761 DNA:
- a CDS encoding 4Fe-4S dicluster domain-containing protein, translating to MHPVIDYKKCTGALACYEVCPADVFDIEEIDQVKKAVVARPENCIECNQCVEACPEDAIELVED from the coding sequence ATGCACCCAGTAATCGACTATAAAAAGTGTACCGGAGCTCTTGCCTGCTACGAAGTTTGTCCTGCAGACGTTTTTGATATCGAGGAAATTGATCAAGTAAAAAAGGCAGTTGTAGCCCGCCCGGAAAATTGTATAGAGTGTAACCAGTGTGTGGAAGCCTGCCCGGAAGATGCCATCGAACTTGTTGAAGATTAA
- a CDS encoding YVTN family beta-propeller repeat protein: MKSKVISVIPISTFSFSLSSIAISNKVCRRCNILKAFRIAALTVLILMGIAGASPFAYIANLESNNVSVIDTATDTVTATVNVGNEPSGTAVSPDGTRVYVTNCMSNSVSVIDAAKNKVIDTIYVGSYPLGVAFTPDGTKAYVANTASNTISVIDTATNNVTATVKVGNLPYKIAVSPDGKKVYAVNSGIPPDYQGNVSVIDTSTNNVTATVNVEKDPHGIAVSPDGTKVYVVNSNSYPYYKGTVSVIDTATNNVTDTVNVGSLPHGIAVSPNGTRAYVAIDIPGRYSGKSNIDATSHTGAVDVIDTTKNEVIDRVSVGNYPYEVAVTPDGNKVYVMNYGSNTTSVIDTATNNVNITVPVGRSPTAVAIGPVIKSSSTIGLNGTSFLTPIKQTENQTNDTGMTANGGTAGKQKRESVPTQASIPFLSSIWVLVALLGAVAFVRKMK; encoded by the coding sequence ATGAAAAGTAAAGTTATATCAGTAATACCGATTTCCACTTTTTCGTTTTCACTCTCATCTATTGCAATATCTAACAAAGTATGCAGAAGATGTAACATTTTAAAAGCTTTTAGAATAGCGGCACTTACGGTTTTAATACTGATGGGTATCGCAGGTGCATCACCATTTGCATATATTGCAAACTTAGAGAGTAACAATGTTTCTGTAATTGACACTGCTACAGATACTGTTACAGCTACGGTGAATGTGGGAAACGAGCCCTCAGGGACTGCAGTTAGTCCGGACGGAACAAGAGTATATGTGACAAACTGCATGAGCAATAGCGTCTCTGTAATTGACGCAGCCAAGAATAAGGTAATAGACACAATATACGTAGGAAGCTACCCCTTAGGAGTTGCATTCACTCCAGATGGAACAAAGGCGTATGTTGCAAACACTGCGAGCAACACTATCTCTGTAATTGACACGGCAACAAACAATGTTACAGCCACAGTAAAAGTCGGAAACTTGCCTTACAAAATTGCAGTCTCCCCGGATGGAAAAAAGGTATATGCTGTGAACTCCGGCATTCCTCCTGACTACCAGGGTAATGTTTCTGTAATCGACACGTCAACAAATAATGTTACAGCCACAGTAAATGTGGAAAAAGATCCGCATGGAATTGCAGTCAGTCCGGATGGAACAAAGGTGTATGTGGTTAACTCCAATAGTTATCCTTACTACAAAGGTACTGTTTCTGTAATTGATACGGCAACAAATAATGTTACAGACACAGTAAATGTGGGAAGCTTGCCACATGGAATTGCAGTCAGCCCGAATGGAACGAGAGCATACGTAGCAATAGATATACCTGGTAGATATTCAGGTAAAAGTAATATTGATGCAACTTCACATACAGGCGCTGTTGATGTTATTGACACAACTAAAAACGAGGTTATAGATAGAGTGAGTGTCGGAAATTATCCTTACGAAGTTGCAGTCACCCCAGATGGAAATAAGGTTTATGTAATGAACTATGGGAGCAATACTACTTCTGTAATTGACACAGCCACAAACAACGTTAATATTACGGTGCCCGTAGGAAGATCCCCTACTGCTGTGGCAATTGGTCCGGTAATAAAATCCAGTTCTACTATTGGATTAAATGGTACTTCTTTCTTGACCCCTATAAAGCAAACCGAGAACCAGACAAATGATACCGGGATGACAGCAAACGGAGGAACAGCGGGTAAGCAGAAAAGAGAATCTGTCCCTACTCAAGCATCAATTCCTTTTCTAAGCTCTATTTGGGTACTTGTAGCATTACTGGGTGCAGTTGCATTTGTCAGAAAGATGAAGTAA